One Thermococcus sp. DNA window includes the following coding sequences:
- a CDS encoding PRC-barrel domain-containing protein, translating into MVMRLSKLYGKQIYNTKGNYVGYVDEVLIEIDRGKGKVLALVLPGEKVGVPYDRVTAIGDIVLVKAKED; encoded by the coding sequence ATGGTGATGAGGCTTTCAAAGCTCTACGGCAAGCAGATTTACAATACGAAGGGCAACTACGTGGGTTACGTTGACGAGGTCTTAATCGAGATTGACAGGGGAAAAGGAAAAGTACTCGCGCTTGTTTTGCCGGGAGAAAAGGTTGGAGTCCCCTACGACCGCGTTACTGCAATAGGGGACATAGTCCTCGTGAAGGCAAAGGAGGATTAA